ACGTATTTTATCCACATCATATGACATGTATTCTATCCGGCTTCTATAAAACAAAACTCCCCATCCAGTCCAAAAGTGGGTTGCGGGCCGAGCATGTTCATACATTTGACATTCCCATTACCACCACCCTTCAAGTGGATTCCAGTTCTCCCCTTTCACAGCATTCTCCAAAATCTTCCAAACCACCGTCGGCTGATCTACCTGCGCCATGTGCCCAGCATCTGGGAAACCATACAGCGTTACGGCGCCTCCGGGATTATGGACGATACCTCTGAATGCTGTTTCTGATGGCTCCGCCGATGGGGGAATGGTGATGGGGGTTTGGCGGAATGCTGAAagttgggaagaagggatacGGGACATCTAAACAAAAATATTAGTTGCAAGGTGGCAAGAGAACATTTTGGGCGTACCCAGGCGAGTGAACCTTCATATGGGAGGATAGTGTCATTCATACCGCTGTACACAAAAATGCGGGTGCCAGCGTCGATGACGGCagggaggaggtggtgtGCAGCTTGCATACTGTGAGATGACGTGTTAGCACGTATCCCTTGAGGCGAGAATGGAACTTACTTGTCCGCATTAAGATAGAAATACAAGCTAGAAAGGCCCAGGAAACTCCAAGTCAAATGAGACGGGACACCAAACTGCCGCTCGAGTTAGTGAGCGATCTAATGTTGGTATGCAAATGTACACTTACgatttccttcatctcatCGCTGTTCATCAAAGCTCGCAAACTATCGttccaccaccagcaaGTGTCTACTGGCCAGCAAGGCGGTTTGCGACTGTCATACCTGTCTACCCTTGCGTCCTTCCAAGTCAACTCGAATGGCGGTGCGCAATATTTAGCAGCCTCACGTCGGAGCTCACGAGTGGAAAGATGCGAGGTGGATTCAGACGTGAGGAATGCAAGACGGTCAAGGCATGGGGTAAGGTAGGATTCAAGTGTTTCacaagaggaggaaggaaggattgCTGGAGGGGTGTagcaaagatgatgaaggttTTGGTATCTGTTGGCTTGATTAGATTACGAATGCAGACTACGAAGGGATCAACTTACATGACCGTCATGACATCGCCAAAGGGATTACCCAGTACTAACTGATCAATATGCTTTTTGATCCTGGTGGAAAACATCCCTGCATTCTGGTTCCTACGTAGCACAGTCGACGCCATGTGAGCGGCCGTTGTTCCTCCATATGACAAGCTGCTAATGATCAATGGTTGATGAACAAACTGAGGGAAATGGTGAAGcaaagcttgaagaaaGTCATCAAAGTCTTCAGCAGCGCCAGCAGACGAATCATGTGGTATATGGGAAGTAGTGTTGTAAGACCATCCGGTAGGAATCGGGTATTCGAGGATCAAGAGATTGGCATGATCTGTCCATGGGTACGGTGCAGGCGAGAGTATAGTCCCTCCTTCGGGAGTAAGCTGACATGGTCCGGCACCAAGGAAAGGGTAATCCATCGCACTTCCTCCCGGTCCACCTTCAAAGTAAATCACCAGCCCGTTATTTCTCGCAGATTCCTTGGCCTCAATcagggagaagaacaagttCCCGCCTTCAAGATGCACATATCCGGACGTGATGGGATGCGATATGGAGCCACATGAGAGCTCTGATTGAGAAGTAATGGAGAGCGGTGGCAATGATCGGCTAGTCTGGGATCTGCAGACAAGATGGAGGTTAGGCGCCGACACGCCAAgcaagagagaaaaagacgTACCCCAGTAACCAACCAAGGAATGCAGCAATTTGTGCTAAAAGGTACATACCGCTCATCAGTATGCCACGCGCTCTGTCGTGAATATGTGGGGAGGACAGTCCGCTGAACAGCATGAATGATGATTAGAGAATAAGGGTAACCATCTTCGTTACTTTTAATCATTTGAAAAGAACCTGAAAACAGCTTCGTCACCGATCAGATAAGATTGCGCGAAAAGAAAGCCTCTGAGGTTATAAGCTGAAGCTCCCAAAAGAGTTGTGGGCATTGAATATTATCTTCATATCAGGCTTCGGTATTTGAGATCTTCGAGGAGCTTTTGCGCATTCATACCATCATGTAGGGTACATAAGTTGAGATTTCTGACATGCTAATCTGACACCATCGTCTTTGAGGATTGATGGTGGGCAATTCACATAGAGaaatgatggaagatgcaGGCGGTGGTCCCCTAACCCGTTTATGGCGAAAAACACATAAAAATGGCAGATTTTTGGGCCAAAATATCATGCTCCGACTTCGGACTTCGGAACATCTTCAGCCGCCATGGCGCTTATTTTGACTCTGGACAAACACGTTACATAATCAAAGTCAAACGGCCCAGCGGCCATGTCCGTCGTGgttttctttccctccgTCCTTCCTGCTGTCGAATGCCGAATTCTTGTATGATCGATTGCCACTCGCTTGGCGGTGCTTCGGCGCTCACTGTTGAACCTTTTCTGATGCTTGATGCGTCAGCTACAGATTAAATAACTATGAGAATGGATCCCAGAGAGTTGTTGCTGGCTGGTGGTTAGGGAGTGCAGACCACGTAATTGTCGTGAATGCTCCAAAGTgtggaagggagagaagaggaagtacAATCATCGCATTATTGTTGCATGTTGCGTCTATACGCACCGGCTTATCGACGAAAGACCGAAGGCCGAG
This region of Cryptococcus neoformans var. neoformans B-3501A chromosome 10, whole genome shotgun sequence genomic DNA includes:
- a CDS encoding hypothetical protein (HMMPfam hit to Peptidase_S10, Serine carboxypeptidase, score: 17.5, E(): 7.4e-17) codes for the protein MLFSGLSSPHIHDRARGILMSGMYLLAQIAAFLGWLLGSQTSRSLPPLSITSQSELSCGSISHPITSGYVHLEGGNLFFSLIEAKESARNNGLVIYFEGGPGGSAMDYPFLGAGPCQLTPEGGTILSPAPYPWTDHANLLILEYPIPTGWSYNTTSHIPHDSSAGAAEDFDDFLQALLHHFPQFVHQPLIISSLSYGGTTAAHMASTVLRRNQNAGMFSTRIKKHIDQLVLGNPFGDVMTVIYQNLHHLCYTPPAILPSSSCETLESYLTPCLDRLAFLTSESTSHLSTRELRREAAKYCAPPFELTWKDARVDRYDSRKPPCWPVDTCWWWNDSLRALMNSDEMKEIFGVPSHLTWSFLGLSSLYFYLNADNMQAAHHLLPAVIDAGTRIFVYSGMNDTILPYEGSLAWMSRIPSSQLSAFRQTPITIPPSAEPSETAFRGIVHNPGGAVTLYGFPDAGHMAQVDQPTVVWKILENAVKGENWNPLEGWW